The Gouania willdenowi chromosome 3, fGouWil2.1, whole genome shotgun sequence genome includes the window agccagagtctgacccggtggagcgagatgaaaatgaagatgatgaacctgcagaaccctaacaagtgagctaacacaagcactgagctaacgctagcgccaagctaacgtcacaaaatgcattttaatacagtcttttcgccgataaaaacggcaaaatgaaatgactaatgaaaactttagacttaaattaaatcacgtaggccatatcatcaacgatataaaacgagcacacagcgctaacatatgaagacggtgcaactgctaatgctaacaaaacaatgacagggacgtcttatcatcacactttttagcgttatttacagcttaccgaagtgctctgttcgtcgtctccaaagatagaaggaattgaaccctcaatcagacaaagtcttttggcaaatccttctttatactggtggaggttgatgaagcagtcatccttgaagtgcttcgcgcacacaaaaatgaccttacacacagatgtgggtacatttccgtgaaaaataaaactcaaccagacacttcgaaaaggttctgatgctgggagacggtgtaatgaagcgtgtgggttactacatccaacaaccaaacattttgacttatcctctcgtaacttcggcatccttgagcttggactacaaaataaaagcgagaaataaaaatggcggattgctctaagtgttggacctggagtcgtactaatttggcagttccgctgcaaatactgtgaagttattgttcaaaaaacgtaatagagaatataaaaattgaaacaaattaaaaaatatgaccaaaacagaatatagagatatcaacggagcacctgaagagactaatttgaacttttctgtacttatAAACATTCTAAATATCTATCTacactataattcaagggaggtctgtgtggttgtgtggatgtgtgtgtgtgtgtgtgtgtttgtgtgtgtgtgtgtgtgtgtgtgtgtgtgtgtgtgtgtgtgtgtgtgtgtgtgtgtggagcaaatatctcccggaCGCGGTgccagtttgacctgaaactcgcTCGACAGGTTCAAAATAgaccgagtgtgtgtatctgttattttggagtaatttggttatttcaaaatgtttattttaattttatttcacttctggagggccccgaaatgaaaccttttcagcttttgacctcagggtatgagggggcgctagacaagcctcacccggaagttgtaTATTGgatcaccatttagtccggttacagtctgtgtcacgacacacgTCCGTAGCGTGGTAGTgcgctcccgtggacttctctttcgaggaaacatactttttactgttccttatttggtgataatgtttcaaaacgtttattttcatgttagtttgacctttcgctatttagaccggacagagctcacccggaagttattaacggcaatggctgctgtgttgaaagctggaCATTTTTTcgcggtgcgtgtgtgtgagaaccaacggaggagattagagtctcacacacacacacacacacatcgatcaggtgggcttcactatcgatcatcgtctacgtgacatgcgtgcaggtatgtgagtgttgagtgaataacggaccaccatttagtccggttacagtctgtgtcacgacacccgtccatagggtggtattgattgtagtgttacgctctgagtcagatctaagtgtttacatgttgctACATAgagaaggtcacctgattactgcagcttctcacgacacacctgccactacacgtaactactgacaatagagaagtttagtgaaagttagacatGAATTTAGAACGGATTCCCTcccaaaaacaccaaacaacaaaaaaagatacaaaatgactccagaatcacactacaaatgcaacaaataatgattatacaaaaaaaaaatgcacaaatgacgtaaaacaaaaaactaaacaatatttatacaggaagtacacaaaacgacaacagaaatgcacaaagatataaaaaaggctccaaaaacacacaaaattactccaaaaaacatatattccagaaaaatacaccaaataacaataaaaatatgaaaatgactcaatacacaaaactaaatatgtatactaaaaatacactaaattgacaacagaaatgcacataactacataaaaaatacacaaaattactccagaataacactataatggcaacaacaaaaaatgtaaaaatgagtaaaaaaaccaACATATTCATCATGCGCAtatctcatagaattaaaccagggaaattgcacacgttattttactttgcaccttcaaatataccccttaataaTGCTACAAAGTATATTATTATGcccgtaattgacaactctccttaagcgcccactatatgaatgcatacttccaacgggcactgtactagtacaacaaaatgcattcaagggctaaaaaagtggatttagcatgatatgtcccctttcaAGATTCAGAAGTTTTGGGAaaaatatagttgttttttttgtttgttttttttaagatataTGTATTAAGAATAAGGATAATTATTAAGAGTTTGGAAAAAGATAAATCTCTGGTTCATACTCCAATACAGTAGGTGGCGGAAATTTGATCTTTATCTGATGAGTGCCTCCCGCCAATaaaccagaagaagaagaagaagaagaagaattaaagcagtagaagaagaaacagcGGAGAGTAACAACATGTGTCTCTGAGTCTAATATAGAATGTTATTAATATTCAGCCTACAGACGGAGTCAGGCCACACTATAATAGAGCCTTAAAGCTCCAGTGGAAGGTGAGAGAGCACAACACGGTGTCAGAAGACGGAGTTACAGAGACACGGAGAGGCTGGAGCAGAGTGCTAAccgagctagcagaggagctagcacCACGGAGCAGTTCAAAGCACCGTCACCACTGTCTCTCACCGGTAACCCTGCTGATAACTGGCACAGCTGGGAACAAAGCTTTCGGCGGTATATAGCGGCCTCAGGGGAGAAAGATGAACAGGTAAAGATTGACATTTTACTCCACACCATCGGCGAGGATGCACTGGAAGTGTACAACACACTGACTGTTAGAGCTGAGGGAGATGAACTGACAATGGAGGATGtttttcaagcctttaaagatcACTGCAGTTCacagaaaaatgttgtttttgaaaGATATCAATATTGGTCCCATCAGATGACAGCAGGGACATCAGTAAACAGACTCATAACAGAGCTGAGACAGAGAAGCAAAGACTGTGAGTTTGGAATAAGTGAGCATGACATGCTGAGAGATAAACTTGTGTTAAGCATCACAGACTCTCACCTAAAAAAGAGACTGATACAGGAAAGAGGTCTAACGTTACACAGAGCAATAGAAATATGCAGAGCAGCAGAGCAAGAAAAGACTGAACATGGAGTGCTAGAAGTTCCAGTGGATGGTGAACTGGAAATGATCCTTCCTGACAAGAGTGTCCATCATAACACCAGTAGACAATTAGGTTCCCAATCTGTTCCAAATACAGATCAAACAGAAAAACTTGTGCTGGCTGCCTTCACGCCCAACGTTCATCTGCACAGATTACAGCTCCAGCAGCCGTCAGTcactgattgtgttttcagtgagaggaagaatgtggagcagctgctcccagagcgtctccacataaaggaggaaccagagatgctcagtaaaggtcaggaggaaaagcagctttatgtgcagcaggagacacacagtgctgcttgtcctgttaaatgtgaagatgaagaggagaagtctcaggcctcccagctacactggagacaactaacagaaatcaacataaaggaggaaccttcaacctgcactttagatgaattaatgaaaatacaaagtgtgggaattaacagcaaaggaccagaagcagctcagaacccagatccaagcagtttagtactacaaggtcctgatggaacaGAAACAGACTCTCCTCAGGCTGAAGATAGtagtgaagatgatgatgatgatgatgatgatgatgatgatgatgacgatgatgatgatgatgatgataaaggctgttggcagaaacctctgtcagagtctgaaactgaagctgactttgactccaccaggaaaaagagaaagatgtcTGACTCAAGTAAAAATGCTGAAATAGGAAATAATGCTTCCAAAATGcagattcattcatttaaaaagattTGTTCAAAGAAGAAGATTCAGGTAAAAATGACATCTGAATGTGTGGGTGGTGAGAAACCATCACTCAGTGCATCTTCAAAACAGAGAATCCACACTGgagaaaaaccatttaaatgtgatgtttgcagtaaatgttttacaCGTAAGGTTTACCTGCgaaaacacatgagaatccacacaggagagaaaccattccaatgtgatatttgtagtaaatgttttcttcAAAAGTCTCACCTCAAGCAACACATGAtagtccacacaggagagaaaccgttCCAATGTGATgtatgtagtaaatgttttactcaTAAAATCGGTCTTAAggtacacatgagaatccacacaggagagaaaccatttaaatgtgatatttgtagaaaatgttttatttttaaagctgccCTGCAGTCACACAGGAGAACCCACACTGGGGAAAAACcgttcaaatgtgatgtttgtaagaAATGTTTTTCCCGTAAGGATTACCTGCAGTTACACATaaaaatccacacaggagaaaaaacatttaaatgtgatgtttgtagtaaatattTCTACAGTAAACGCACTTGTATGagacacatgagaatccacacaggagagaaaccatttaaatgtgatatttgtagaaaatgttttatttttaaagctgccctgcagtcacacatgagaacCCACACTGGGGAAAAACcgttcaaatgtgatgtttgtaagaAATGTTTTTCCCGTAAGGATTACCTGCAGTTACACATgaaaatccacacaggagaaaaaacatttaaatgtgatgtttgtagtaaatattTCAACAGTAAACTCTCTTGTATGAGACACATGAACAtacacacaggagaaaaaacatttaaatgtgatgtttgtagtaaatattTCAACAGTAAACTCACTTGTATGAGACACATgaaaatccacacaggagaaaaaccgttcagatgtgatgtttgtagtaaatgttttgctCGTAAGTATTCCCTGCAGTCACATGTGAGAATTCACAGAGAAGAGAAACTATTCAAAGGTGATGTTTGACAAAGGAATTGTTTTAAACAAAAGTCTGAACTAAAGGTCCACAACAGAGTCCACATGAGAAAAGACTTTCAAATGTGATGTgtgtagtaaatatttttttattagttcaTTGTTTGTAGTTGTTTATTTAGTGACGTAGATTTAGGTATAGTTGAAGATTGAAGTGTAGTTTCAGTTTTGTAAGTCAGTTTTTTTAAGCAAGTTAACATAACGGAATTTTTAGTTAGGCATTTAGTATTtacaattgatttattttgtgtaatttttttaatgtttttgtgtaaatagtTTTACCTTTGAATATTACAGCCTCATCTGTGctacattaaaaatgtttgctGTTCATTAAAGAATTTACACTTCtgtaattattttatgttgattaaattgcacaaaattataGTAGAAATGTTGGGATCTATTGGAAAGCAGCGAGAAAACTCAACATGGGTCTAGTGGTCTACGTGTGTAAAAATCTGaatatctttatatatatatatatatatatatatatatatatatatatatatataaagtaatgatggaaaaatttacaaaaaaatttccaaaagcacatgaaacgaccacaaaaatacacaaattattcaaaacacattaagcaacataaacacacacataaaatggCATATTAATATATGAAATgactaacaaaaaaatacaaaccaacaacaaaaacaccatcgactccaaaaacacatacaatggcaacaaaagtagacaaaataagtctaaacacaaaattactttaaaaaacacacaaacatttgttcTGTCCCTTATTAattgattggtcattattctaaacgcaGACCTGAATGTTTACAACGTGGTCCTCGGATCAAATTATGACATTTCTGTGTTAGTGTTACTACTACTGCCATCAAGTGGTTAGTTTTGACATTACAATGGTCTAAATCATAGACCATTCTGTTATAGTTGTACATAGGTATAGTGGAATTAACCTATTTAGGGccagatacaaatacatttataattggCTTTTGAACCACTAAAACTTACCTTGGAGAGCACTAACAGTAAATGTTACATTGATTGTTGATAACATTCTGTTCCTAACAAGTATCAAACCAGAATTTTTGAAACTATAAGTAAATCAGTAAATAAGACATAGATGAAAGTTGACATggcaatgttttaaaaaagactaGACACAAATTAATCTACATAAGATTAACACTAATCACACTTCATAGTaagtctctggtctttggagagagcagacgtgttttcattcgctccgataacacgatcttggctacagctggctacggctggctacagctgaacagcctgaaaaattgggcccaagactgaaggaaaatggtgaaaaaaccgcagggaggcccttcagaacccaattcgggtttggaagaggtcaaggagatgatatgcgagggtctacgaaacctatctgccgagataaagtcgttggaaaagatgCTGGAAAACGCACTGGAAAACCTACGAAGcgaagaaaagaatgaaagaaatgctgaagagacaaaattgttgaacgccagggttgaacagctggaacaaaaggaaagagagaaagatgtcatcatcacaggcctaaagataaaacccaggagctacgcgagtgacgaagaaacaaaatcgattgaacaacaggtcattgactacctagagtcgaaggacattgtcctgaaccctgacaacatcaactactgccatCTCccgccaaagaaaaatgataacagagctgtaaaaataaccttcacgaatatgaaattcaaaggacaactactgaagcaaggaaataaactcaagggaacgaaggtgtacatcagtgaaaacctgacgaaacaaaatgcaagcattgcatggaaggcacgccaaataaaaaaaggaggaaaaattgtgaagacttggacaaggaactgcaggatttacatcacaccaatgggagaagaagacggaaaaccaatcctcgtcaaaacgatggaagatttgggaaaatacgaaggatccacctaaacaacaacattaccgatggtaatcatggatatggagcCAGATCTATCTAAAcaatggaaacaaaactcactgtgattattttacggagactgaattaaatgtggaaaccaagagtaaaaaaggtctgtcatttattcattttatttgctaggtggtggggtgattaagga containing:
- the LOC114459149 gene encoding gastrula zinc finger protein xLCGF3.1-like yields the protein MSDSSKNAEIGNNASKMQIHSFKKICSKKKIQVKMTSECVGGEKPSLSASSKQRIHTGEKPFKCDVCSKCFTRKVYLRKHMRIHTGEKPFQCDICSKCFLQKSHLKQHMIVHTGEKPFQCDVCSKCFTHKIGLKVHMRIHTGEKPFKCDICRKCFIFKAALQSHRRTHTGEKPFKCDVCKKCFSRKDYLQLHIKIHTGEKTFKCDVCSKYFYSKRTCMRHMRIHTGEKPFKCDICRKCFIFKAALQSHMRTHTGEKPFKCDVCKKCFSRKDYLQLHMKIHTGEKTFKCDVCSKYFNSKLTCMRHMKIHTGEKPFRCDVCSKCFARKYSLQSHVRIHREEKLFKGDV